GTGTGTTTTATTAGCTGCAACAGCCCTACCAATTATTTGTTGGTTAATCGTTGCGTagtatactacttcctccattttatatcataaaactttctagcattgcccacatttatatatatgttaattaatctagacatatatgtgtgcttaatttcattaacatctatataagtATGGGcgatgctagaaagtcttataacctaaaacggagatagtagtatataaattcaataaatttagttttgtataataaaaattattttgaaatgaGTAATGGTAGGTCAATGTATTAtgctaacaaaataaaatatccctatattttaaaacggagagtACTATTCACATGGAGTTGAAAGGGTTTTTTCTAATTAAGACACATTTTATGTAAATTTTCTATTACACGATTTTCAAACGGATAAAcgataaattttattaaaacactttctattatttaaacatcatatatatatttatttatttattataattaaaacttaattaattagaccAGTAACTTTCTCATTTTAATTGTCCGTATTTAATCTTCATCATTTTCGTCGGATGGAAAACGGGACCAACTAATACTCTACAGTTGACACGTGAGGAGCCTTACCACAGAAAGACTGGCAAGGCAATTAATGGTGGACTCATTTGGCGTGATCTAAGCTACTCCCTcagtaaaaaaactaatatagcAATGACATAAGCTACTCCCtcgataaaaaaactaatattgtAATGATATATTCTAGAACAAATTTTTATTCAGATTCATACTATTTAGAATATAATACATCCGATACTACATTGATTTTTGGtgggacggatgaagtagtGCACacgattctcacatggcagcgCCGATGGGATGGATGTCCTGTCGCATGATACGACTAATTAGTGTCCTCGTGCTAATTAGatctttgaattttaaatttttaaacaacACAGATATCATGAATATGTTGGATATCTCAAGAGGAACAATACGGCCCACTTGATTAAAGAACCCAATTAGGAGTTGGTACGTCCGACCTTAATTCTCACCCACTTTAGGATATAGTTGTATATTTAAAGTTAATGATCTTTAGaaataataactaataaatcaCATATTCAATTTCTAATTCGTTTAAACACCTGTATTCATGGTAATTAAACGGACAATTCAAGAACTATATATGTTTTGATTAAAGAACTATATGTGTTTTCATAATTGTTTGCCCCTATAATTTGTATGACATCcaaatattctaaaaaattgtaaaaaaaatcgatAACATGTACACATAAATTAGATCTATCAAAATTTGACCACATAAACCATATAAATAAGGGATATCTAAATTAGATTTATAAGGTTTATTTtatccttgactatatgtttagtttattcaactaatcacatagtcgggggctacacctaattaggtgcatctattcgatgtgcctattttttttaatttagaccTTCACGACCTATGATGAATGAAAGCACTTGGGAGACTAAGGCAGAGATGGTTGCAAGTACTCGGGCTTTTCAGATAATGACTTGGGAGAAGGTTATCTCGTCAACTGTGAACGTCTTAGGGGTTACTGTGAAGATTATAGGTACTATACCCACAAGTCTATGCTATCCGACCAGTTATAGTTCATATGAATAGAATATGTATAGATAAGGACACAAGTATTATGTTAACTTATGTATCAAGAAAATATCACGTAGTCCTAGTTGGTTACAATTGTAAAGTACCTATAGAGCTTTAGACCATAAGGGATATAAAAGTCCCTATATATCTTGTAGTCCTGactccatctatataaggaggggcCAGGTGCTCCTTGAGGGTATAACCACACCTCAGATCGTCAGATCAGTAACACAATTGACGGAATATTTCActggacaggagtagggtattacttctcatcgagaaggcctgaacctataCAAATCCCTTGTCTCGTAACCTATCCACGTTCCTGCTTGTTTGCTACCCCTTCTAGTATTGCTGAAATCTAGTTTCAACACAGAGTCTCTACAGAGATTAATCAATGGGGAAAATGAGCTACATGAGACCGGGGTTGTACAAAGGTTTGACTTTCAGAGCTGGTAATGAAATCCACAGGCAGCAGCATTTGATCATTTGGTGGTGGAGGTCAGGTTCCTGTTTATAAAGCGTGGTCAactggaagaagaaaaaaaaaaagaaaaagactgcTCTTAGGTCGTCCAGCCACTGGGGATGTCTAGCCGAAACATAAGTTCACCAGATCCGGAGCtgaaaaaatttaataaaagttagagggggagaaaaacagaaaatatatatctatctatctactacAGTAACGGTTTTTCCGTGCGGTCGAAAAGGGGTTTTTGCATGCGGATCTCCCATCTGTCTGCACCAAAGGGTTTGCAAAGATCCAATTTTTTTCATGCGGGTGACacacccgcatgcgaaaattggATTTTTCACCTGCGGACGCTTAAGCCATCcacacgagaaaataaaaaatcgaaacaacaaaaaaaataaaatcaaaacccTACCCTGGAACCCTAATCCAGCCATCGCTGGCCCAAGGCCTGCGGTCGCCGGTGACGGATCCAGACGACCGAGGCTAGGAGAGCGCTGCTGCCACCACCGTCATTGTCACCGCACTGCCCGAGGCCCACCGCTGTCATTGCCGCCCTGCTTGAGCCCTGCCGCCATCATCCCCGCGATCGCCGGCGATGCATCCGCCCTCTCTGCGGTGGCAAGCAACGGATCTTCCCTccccgcggtggccggcgatggaTTCGCCCTCCCCGCGGTGGCAGGCGACGGATCCTCTTTGCCGCCACCACTCTAGCCGATGCCGATGCTGCCGCCGCActtgccgatgccgccgccgctctcgccgaTGCCGCCACAGCCCTTGCCGATGTCGTCGCTGCTCTCACCAATGCCGCCGTCACCGCTGCCCTAGCTGAGGCCACCGCCATCGTCGAGAGTGGgtagagggggagagggagaggaagtggGAGTGGGAACGGAAGATGGGAGGAGTGGGAACGAGAGCATATATATGCTGGGAGAAAAGAAAGGGAAGTGGGGAGAGACGGGAATGGGAGAGCTATTTTACCGTGCGCGTCACTTAACAAGTTTGGATGCGTAAATAAGcctatttttgcgtgcggctCTGTTAAGAGATTCATCTgtgaaaattagttttttttgcagTCCTCTTAAGGAGTGGCATGCGAAAATGGAGGACGATATTTGCAGACGCGACCACTTTATGGTTCGTATGCAATCTAAATTGGGTCTTGTCCAGCAAAATCATTTCTATAGTAGtgtactaaaagtccattaaacttcctattaACGATGCCAAGCCACCACATGGcattcctacaaacgctcctagtcCATCACGTGATACATTCTAATCTCACCGTccattttcatttaaattggtggacccgttattttaaacCGTTAGATTGGATCTATATCTGCCGTTGactttcatttaaattggtgcaCCCATTATTCTATacccataaataaataaaatatgtacatacatacgaTAAAGATAAAAGCCAAAATAGAACATGCATATTTAGTGCTATCCCAAAAACATATTTACAGGTACACTCAATTAAGCATAGCCTAATACTTTATTTCCATTCGAATTCCTACTAGATGGCTGTACATCACACAAATTAAAGAACACGAAACATTTAGatataatttttgaataagaagaatgatcaaacatatgtttaaaagtcaacgacgttatctattaaaaaatgaagggaATAGAATATTTGCAGTGCGGCATGGGGTGGAGGATGACATTATGGaacataattattttcttgGAGTATTGAGATAGGTGCATACATGTGTGATCACGTActtgaagaaaatatttttgaaactaTACCCATCGACTCTACTTTTAATCCACTAGATTGTCACGTTTACTTTCTAAAGAACTACATTCAAATGAAATTGAAAAAAACAGGCAAAAATTACTACTTAATAGTCAAatggagttaaaaaaaaaaagacgaacaCAAAGGAGCGGTACAAGGGGCCGTGAAACTGGCTAGCGCCAATTAATGGTTGAGATGGAAATGGCATCTACTGGTTTCATACTccattcatcccaaaatataagcatttttagctataaatatagacacaagttgttatattttgagacggagataatatttttttttatctttaagcTACTAGTGCACATGCTTCTCATGGCATCGCTGATTGGACTACGTACCTagatcttttatatatatatatatttttagccgattttaaaaacttattttacctGATTGTACTAGCTAGGTCTAATAATGTCTCGGTGCCAATCAGCCTCGTGGCGAGATCGGCCGCACGTGGTACAAAGTCCTCATGATGTTAAAAATTAATAATGGTGTTTGTAGTCTCCTGAgacttaaataaaaaataaattaaatatggtTAACCAGAAAGAAAGCGAGCAACTATTTTAATACTCATTGGTGGTATGAATACatacacttttttttatcttcgtTAGATACAAAgtaagttattttttatttgttttagtgACACACATAATGTGTCTAACTAAACTGTTGGATTGGGGAGAATATATAAAGAGAGATGGTTTGTTGTAGCGTCGGGGTCCTGTATAGCTTAGTTGTAAAAAGAAATACAGTAGCCCGGCTGTCATCATCAACAATGCCTATATAACACCGAGCTTTGGTAGCCAGAGATatcaaagctagctagctacacatCGATCATCTCAGACGAGTACCAACTCCAATACTCTGCTTGATGGGATCCTCGGGGGCACCAGAGTTGACACATGAAATGAGCATCAATCCTTGTTTCGGTGGGAGAGCAGCAATCCTGGGAATCGGCACGGCTGTGCCGCTTCATGTTTATGAGCAGAAGTCATTCCCTGATTATTACTTTGAGATTACCGATAGCAATCACTTGGTCGACCTAAAAGCCAAGTTTGCAAACATCTGTAAGTGCATGCGAAATTACTACCATTTTGTATCTTTAATTGTCACGATCGATGAACGTAACTTAATTAACAACCATAAAATCGCCAAACATATGGAGTACGTAGATACATAGATAGAAGCTAGATTTCACGGTGCTCAAGCAATTATATAGCAATGGTTATTGCATTATTGCAAATCTAGGCGAGAAGACATCGACGGAGAAGCGACACATGTACATCTCTGACGAGTGGCTGAGGGCCAACCCGTCGGTGACGGCGTACATGTCCACCTCGCTCAACGTACGGCAGCAGGTCGCCGAGGAGGGCATCCCTCGgctcggcgcggaggcggcgcgcaaGGCCATCGATGACTGGGGGAAGCCGGCGTCGAGCATCACCCACATCGTCTTCGCCACCACCAGCACCGGCTGCTTGCCCAGCGCCGACGTCGTGCTCATCAAGCTCCTCGGCCTCCCGCTATCGACCAAGCGCGTCATGCTCTACCAGGCCGGCTGCTTCGGCGGCACCACGGCGCTACGGGTGGCCAAGGACATCGCCGAGAGCAACCGTGGCGCCAGGGTGCTCGTGGTGACATCCGAGGTGATGTCGTTGGTCATCCGTGGCCCCTCCGAGTCCCACATCGGCAACCTCGTTGGCCAGGCCGTGTTCGGCGACGCCGCGGGTGCCGTCGTGGTGGGGTGCTGCCCCAGCGCCGACGAGCATCGTCCCATGTTCGAGCTGGTCCGGGCGTCGCAAGACGTGATACCTGGGACGG
The nucleotide sequence above comes from Oryza glaberrima chromosome 11, OglaRS2, whole genome shotgun sequence. Encoded proteins:
- the LOC127755294 gene encoding chalcone synthase-like; translation: MGSSGAPELTHEMSINPCFGGRAAILGIGTAVPLHVYEQKSFPDYYFEITDSNHLVDLKAKFANICEKTSTEKRHMYISDEWLRANPSVTAYMSTSLNVRQQVAEEGIPRLGAEAARKAIDDWGKPASSITHIVFATTSTGCLPSADVVLIKLLGLPLSTKRVMLYQAGCFGGTTALRVAKDIAESNRGARVLVVTSEVMSLVIRGPSESHIGNLVGQAVFGDAAGAVVVGCCPSADEHRPMFELVRASQDVIPGTDNAVVVKVRQEGVVITMHRDVPLHVSNAIGGVVKSAFHEIDTKITSYNEAFWLLHAGGRGIVDGVEEKLGLGEEKLAATREVMRQYGNTRSSTIFLAMEEMRRRSEERRMATAGEGLEWGMLIAFGPGLTLETMMLRALPRNSHANM